One segment of Candidatus Neomarinimicrobiota bacterium DNA contains the following:
- a CDS encoding transketolase, translating into MNSHHLDIDSLEVTAKEIRGDILRMLEKAGSGHTAGPLGMADIFTALYFNILNHDPDDPDWNERDRVVLSNGHICPVLYSTLARAGYFDMEELKTLRMIDSRLQGHPSRLDLPGIETSAASLGQGLSIAVGMALAARLDKAKHRIFALLSDGELEEGSSWEAINAAAKWQLDNLIAIVDRNNIQIDGLTEDIFPLEPLRDKFEAFNWMVFEINGNEMNHILQAIDAAIEIKKQPVCIIAHTTPGKGVSFLEDKYEWHGIAPNRLEMMEALAELGLEEVGYDGD; encoded by the coding sequence ATGAATTCTCACCATCTTGACATAGATTCTCTTGAAGTTACCGCTAAGGAAATTAGGGGTGATATTTTACGTATGCTCGAAAAAGCCGGCTCGGGACATACAGCCGGTCCACTCGGAATGGCTGATATTTTTACCGCTTTATACTTTAATATTCTGAATCATGATCCGGATGATCCGGATTGGAATGAACGTGACAGGGTTGTTCTGTCAAACGGTCATATCTGCCCGGTACTTTATTCGACGTTAGCGAGAGCGGGTTATTTCGATATGGAAGAGCTCAAAACCCTAAGAATGATCGATTCACGGCTGCAAGGTCATCCGAGCAGACTTGATTTGCCCGGCATAGAAACAAGCGCGGCATCTCTCGGTCAGGGACTGAGTATAGCGGTGGGAATGGCATTAGCCGCCCGTCTCGATAAGGCAAAGCATCGGATATTCGCTCTTTTGAGTGACGGGGAGCTGGAAGAGGGCTCAAGCTGGGAAGCGATTAACGCTGCGGCGAAATGGCAGTTGGATAACCTCATCGCCATTGTGGACAGGAACAACATACAGATCGACGGACTCACCGAAGACATTTTCCCGTTAGAACCGCTGAGGGATAAATTTGAAGCGTTTAACTGGATGGTTTTTGAGATTAACGGGAATGAAATGAACCACATTCTCCAGGCAATCGATGCCGCAATAGAGATAAAGAAACAGCCCGTCTGCATAATAGCGCATACTACTCCGGGAAAAGGAGTATCGTTTCTCGAAGATAAGTATGAATGGCACGGTATAGCCCCGAACCGGTTAGAGATGATGGAGGCGCTGGCTGAATTGGGTCTCGAAGAGGTGGGTTATGACGGGGATTAA
- a CDS encoding ribose-phosphate pyrophosphokinase: MESNLQIFSGRANRALAEKIAKNLGQPLGELEIVEFKDGEMFVKFGENIRGRDVFIIQSTNPPAKNYIELFLMMDAARRASAKRITAVIPYYGYARQDRKNTPRVALSAKLFANMINVAGADRVIGMDLHSPQIQGFFDVPFDHLYSSIVLIKYLSKKEYIKDAVVMAPDIGGIKMARAFARRLDLDLAVVDKRREKANKSEVVNIIGDIEGKIVLLLDDLVDTAGTLINAAETSIKKGAEAVYTLATHPVLSENALQKIDESSIEKLIVTDTIPLREDHSSEKLEVVSVANIFSEAIIRIHEERSISKLFDEQDY; the protein is encoded by the coding sequence ATGGAAAGTAATCTTCAAATATTCAGCGGAAGGGCTAACAGAGCCTTAGCGGAGAAGATAGCGAAAAATCTCGGTCAGCCTCTCGGTGAGCTCGAAATCGTAGAGTTCAAAGACGGGGAAATGTTTGTGAAATTCGGCGAAAACATCCGCGGTCGTGACGTGTTCATCATTCAATCGACCAATCCTCCGGCGAAAAATTACATAGAGCTCTTTTTAATGATGGACGCCGCGAGGCGCGCATCGGCAAAACGGATAACAGCTGTTATCCCGTATTATGGTTACGCCCGGCAGGACAGGAAAAACACACCGAGAGTCGCTCTTTCCGCAAAGCTTTTCGCCAATATGATCAACGTGGCGGGAGCCGACAGGGTGATAGGAATGGACCTGCACTCGCCTCAAATTCAAGGATTTTTCGACGTACCGTTCGACCATCTGTACTCGTCGATTGTTCTGATTAAATATCTATCCAAGAAGGAATATATCAAGGACGCGGTAGTTATGGCGCCGGACATCGGCGGTATAAAGATGGCACGAGCGTTTGCGCGCCGTTTAGACCTTGATTTAGCCGTAGTGGACAAGCGGAGGGAGAAAGCAAATAAATCGGAAGTTGTGAACATTATTGGAGATATAGAGGGTAAGATAGTTCTGTTGTTGGACGATCTTGTAGATACGGCAGGAACGCTGATAAACGCTGCCGAAACATCTATCAAAAAGGGAGCGGAAGCGGTTTATACTTTGGCTACCCATCCGGTTCTTTCCGAAAACGCTCTGCAAAAAATAGATGAATCTTCGATAGAAAAACTCATAGTTACCGACACAATTCCGTTAAGGGAAGACCATTCATCTGAAAAGTTGGAAGTAGTATCCGTAGCTAATATTTTCAGC
- the ispD gene encoding 2-C-methyl-D-erythritol 4-phosphate cytidylyltransferase, giving the protein MAVSAVIVAAGSSKRMDNGVDKLRVQVNGKPLLAWTISRFEAADSVDEIIIVAREDSLGFVEELVKGEGFGKINSVVAGGTHRQNSTENGLRALSRESELVLIHDGARPLVDPSDIDSLTEDVYNHGASLLATRCKDTVKEVENGKIVKTIKRDSLWLAQTPQGFRKDILTEALATAERDGYIGTDEASLVERMNVEISIVEGRSDNIKVTVQEDLILVERYFRDNAVNV; this is encoded by the coding sequence ATGGCCGTATCCGCTGTCATAGTCGCTGCGGGAAGTTCGAAACGCATGGATAACGGCGTGGATAAACTTAGGGTGCAGGTAAACGGTAAACCGCTGCTTGCATGGACTATCTCGAGATTCGAAGCAGCGGACAGCGTGGATGAGATCATAATCGTCGCACGGGAAGATTCTCTCGGTTTTGTAGAAGAACTGGTAAAGGGAGAGGGATTCGGAAAAATCAACTCTGTTGTCGCAGGAGGAACCCATCGTCAGAACTCCACAGAAAACGGATTAAGAGCACTGTCCCGGGAATCTGAATTGGTTCTAATTCATGACGGCGCAAGACCCTTGGTAGATCCTTCCGACATCGATTCCCTTACCGAAGATGTCTATAATCATGGCGCCTCTTTGCTTGCGACCAGGTGTAAAGACACTGTCAAAGAAGTGGAGAACGGAAAAATCGTGAAAACGATTAAACGGGACTCTTTATGGTTAGCCCAGACGCCGCAGGGATTCCGAAAAGATATATTAACGGAAGCTCTTGCGACAGCGGAAAGGGACGGATATATCGGAACTGATGAGGCGTCGCTTGTTGAACGCATGAACGTCGAAATTTCTATTGTTGAAGGCAGGAGCGATAACATAAAAGTTACGGTGCAGGAGGACCTCATATTAGTAGAACGTTACTTCCGGGATAATGCCGTAAATGTTTAG
- a CDS encoding 2-C-methyl-D-erythritol 2,4-cyclodiphosphate synthase, whose translation MFRIGIGYDIHPLNEGTPLILGGVNIPHPLGLLGHSDADVICHAIVDALFGAANLGDIGEHFPDTDDAYKNISSLELLGKATATLEDKGWRAVNVDVSVIAEEPKLAQYKKEMIEKISGAMNSDSGTVSIKATTNEGLGTLGRGEGIAAYAVALLEKKE comes from the coding sequence ATGTTTAGGATAGGCATCGGATATGACATCCATCCGCTCAATGAGGGTACGCCTTTGATATTGGGTGGAGTGAATATCCCCCACCCGCTCGGCTTACTTGGACATTCCGATGCGGACGTTATTTGTCATGCGATAGTGGACGCGCTTTTTGGAGCCGCAAACCTCGGCGATATCGGCGAACATTTTCCAGATACAGATGATGCTTACAAAAACATTTCATCTCTTGAACTACTCGGGAAGGCAACAGCTACTCTCGAAGATAAAGGATGGAGAGCGGTCAACGTCGATGTATCCGTCATTGCAGAGGAACCTAAATTAGCGCAGTATAAAAAAGAAATGATCGAAAAAATAAGCGGGGCTATGAACTCTGATTCTGGTACGGTTTCGATCAAGGCGACGACTAACGAAGGACTCGGAACGCTCGGCAGGGGTGAAGGGATTGCGGCTTATGCCGTTGCCCTATTGGAAAAGAAAGAATAA
- a CDS encoding transketolase family protein, translated as MNLISDLFNGYEEAATRSGFGEAMVELGNSNEDVVALCADLSGSLKLGDFIKKWPERFFQSGVAEQNMVGMATGLALSGKIPFATSFGVFMPMRTIDQIRISVCYNKANVKLAASHTGITVGPDGATHQALEDIAMMRVLPNMTVLAPSDRIETKKATLYAAETIGPVYIRFGRQNAPVYTTEETPFEGGKINLLKEGGDVAIVACGRMVYESLLAAKELSADGIEAKVLNCHTIKPIDSDALVSAAGECGAVVTAEEHQKIGGLGSAVAEVLSVLKPVPMELVGVDDSFGESGESDELMSKYGLTSGDIKKAVKRVLKNK; from the coding sequence ATGAATTTGATCTCCGATTTGTTCAACGGGTATGAAGAAGCAGCCACGAGGTCGGGATTCGGGGAAGCAATGGTGGAGCTCGGAAACTCAAATGAAGACGTTGTGGCGCTCTGCGCCGACCTGTCGGGCAGCCTGAAATTAGGTGATTTTATAAAAAAATGGCCTGAACGGTTTTTCCAAAGCGGCGTTGCGGAGCAAAACATGGTTGGAATGGCTACCGGTTTGGCATTATCGGGGAAGATACCTTTTGCCACGAGTTTCGGCGTATTCATGCCGATGCGTACCATCGACCAGATAAGGATTTCTGTTTGTTATAACAAAGCAAACGTAAAACTCGCCGCATCCCATACCGGCATCACCGTCGGTCCCGACGGCGCGACTCATCAGGCGTTAGAAGATATAGCGATGATGAGGGTACTTCCCAATATGACCGTGTTAGCGCCTTCCGACCGTATCGAAACTAAAAAAGCTACGTTATATGCCGCTGAGACGATAGGACCTGTGTATATCAGGTTCGGAAGACAGAACGCGCCGGTGTACACAACGGAGGAAACCCCCTTTGAAGGCGGAAAAATTAATCTGTTAAAGGAAGGTGGCGACGTTGCCATAGTAGCATGCGGAAGGATGGTGTACGAATCACTTCTTGCCGCGAAGGAGCTCTCGGCTGATGGAATCGAGGCAAAAGTACTGAACTGCCATACAATCAAACCTATTGATTCGGATGCTCTGGTGTCAGCTGCCGGGGAATGCGGCGCGGTAGTAACAGCCGAGGAACACCAAAAGATCGGCGGCCTGGGGAGCGCGGTCGCGGAAGTGTTGTCGGTTTTAAAGCCGGTTCCGATGGAATTGGTGGGAGTCGATGACAGCTTCGGAGAATCCGGCGAATCGGATGAGCTGATGAGTAAATACGGACTGACGTCGGGCGATATCAAGAAAGCCGTAAAGAGGGTGTTGAAAAACAAGTGA
- the ruvB gene encoding Holliday junction branch migration DNA helicase RuvB gives MSKTEISKPSELKEDHDIEKSLRPQSFSEFIGQKKIVNNMKLYITAALGRDEPLDHVLLFGSPGLGKTTIANIIAKELGVNISMTSGPALEKAGDLAGILTKLGEKDVLFIDEIHRLNATIEEYLYSAMEDYQIDIVIDKGPNARSVQLKLSGFTLVGATTRAGLLTSPLRDRFGVVERLDYYTTEELRDVIIRSARILDIEIDDDATWEIAKRSRGTPRIANRLLRRIRDFAQVEAQGVITKDVSENALEKLEVDEIGLDDMDKKIILTIIGKFSGGPVGLSSLAVAVGEERNTIEEVYEPFLIKEGFIQRTQRGREVTLHAYKHFGMKATKNTQGTIFTE, from the coding sequence ATTTCAAAAACGGAAATTTCCAAGCCGAGCGAGCTGAAGGAAGACCACGATATAGAAAAATCTTTGCGTCCGCAGTCATTTTCTGAATTTATCGGTCAGAAAAAAATTGTCAACAATATGAAATTATATATTACGGCTGCGCTCGGAAGAGATGAACCGCTTGATCACGTGTTACTGTTTGGTTCACCCGGATTAGGAAAAACAACAATCGCCAATATTATCGCTAAGGAACTCGGTGTGAACATTTCGATGACCTCCGGTCCGGCGCTCGAAAAGGCGGGAGATCTGGCGGGTATTCTGACCAAGTTGGGCGAGAAAGACGTACTATTTATAGATGAAATCCACAGGTTGAATGCCACGATAGAAGAATATCTATATTCGGCGATGGAAGATTATCAGATAGATATAGTGATAGATAAAGGACCGAATGCCAGAAGTGTCCAGTTGAAATTGTCGGGATTTACTCTTGTGGGAGCAACAACCCGCGCCGGCTTACTCACGTCTCCGCTGAGAGACAGGTTCGGCGTCGTCGAGCGGTTGGATTATTATACAACGGAAGAATTGAGAGACGTTATTATCAGGTCGGCAAGAATCCTTGATATCGAAATTGACGACGATGCAACATGGGAGATCGCAAAACGTTCGAGGGGTACTCCGCGAATAGCCAACCGGCTTCTCAGAAGGATCAGGGATTTTGCGCAGGTCGAAGCTCAGGGTGTCATAACGAAGGATGTATCCGAGAATGCGCTCGAGAAACTTGAAGTGGATGAGATCGGCCTGGACGATATGGATAAGAAAATAATCTTAACCATCATTGGAAAATTTTCCGGCGGTCCCGTCGGATTAAGCAGTCTTGCGGTAGCCGTGGGAGAAGAAAGAAACACCATCGAGGAAGTATATGAACCGTTTTTGATCAAAGAAGGCTTTATCCAACGCACGCAGAGGGGAAGAGAAGTTACTCTTCATGCGTATAAACATTTTGGAATGAAAGCAACGAAAAACACACAAGGAACAATTTTTACAGAGTAG
- the queA gene encoding tRNA preQ1(34) S-adenosylmethionine ribosyltransferase-isomerase QueA, translated as MRLAEFQYNLPEKYVAQKPLPRRDRSKLMVLHKDTGKIEHRKFFNIIDYLDKDDCLVINKTKVFPARVQAIKQKTNAHVELFLLRELESNMWEVLVKPARKVRIGNKLSITKTVSCDVIDNTISGGRVVRFSCNGDDVYKILDKVGAAPLPPYIRRKATAVDKRRYQTVYASHIGAVAAPTAGLHFTKPLLEKAKKKGVNVIPIVLNVGLGTFKPVHVEDLSRHRMDSEYFEISVDAATIVNDSMEKGKKIVGVGTTTTRALESVFITQNRINPGMGWTDKFIYPPYDFKVADKLITNFHMPGSTLLMLVSAFASRDLIFHAYEVAKKNKYRFYSYGDAMLIL; from the coding sequence ATGAGATTAGCAGAATTTCAGTATAACTTACCGGAAAAATACGTGGCGCAAAAACCGCTGCCCCGAAGGGATAGATCGAAACTAATGGTCCTTCACAAGGATACGGGAAAAATTGAGCACCGAAAATTTTTCAATATAATAGATTACCTTGATAAGGACGATTGCCTCGTAATCAATAAAACAAAGGTCTTTCCGGCAAGAGTTCAGGCGATTAAACAGAAGACGAATGCACATGTGGAACTCTTTCTACTGAGAGAGCTCGAGAGCAACATGTGGGAAGTGCTTGTCAAACCGGCTCGCAAAGTCAGGATTGGGAATAAGCTCTCTATCACGAAAACTGTGTCATGCGACGTAATCGACAACACAATTTCCGGCGGGAGGGTTGTAAGGTTTTCCTGCAACGGGGATGACGTTTATAAGATTCTCGATAAAGTCGGCGCCGCACCTTTGCCGCCGTATATTAGACGAAAAGCGACTGCGGTGGATAAAAGACGGTATCAAACGGTTTACGCAAGCCATATCGGAGCCGTCGCTGCTCCGACAGCAGGATTGCATTTCACCAAACCGCTTCTCGAAAAAGCCAAGAAAAAAGGGGTAAATGTTATCCCGATTGTTCTTAACGTGGGGCTCGGGACGTTTAAACCGGTTCATGTAGAAGATTTGTCCCGTCATAGGATGGATTCGGAATATTTTGAAATATCGGTGGATGCCGCCACTATAGTAAATGATTCGATGGAGAAAGGTAAAAAAATAGTCGGCGTGGGAACGACTACTACCAGAGCATTGGAATCCGTATTCATAACGCAAAACAGGATCAATCCCGGAATGGGTTGGACTGATAAGTTCATTTATCCGCCTTATGATTTCAAAGTGGCTGATAAGCTGATCACCAATTTCCATATGCCCGGTTCGACACTCCTAATGCTTGTATCGGCGTTTGCGTCACGTGATCTGATTTTTCATGCATACGAAGTGGCAAAAAAGAATAAGTATCGCTTTTACAGTTACGGCGATGCTATGCTGATTCTTTAA
- a CDS encoding glutamate--tRNA ligase has protein sequence MSDVRVRFAPSPTGELHAGNIRTALLNWVYAKQQNGKLILRIEDTDQDRYVIGSEKGFAEDLKWLGIEWDEGPDIGGDFGPYLQSDRIEYHREYAEKLLENGFAYKCYCSEEELEITRKEALSKSLQPRYSGKCRELSVAEENEKKSAGIKPVLRFMVREGELSFTDQIKGEISWKLSNIGDFVIIRSSGMPSYNFAVVIDDALMKISHVIRGEAHVSNTPKQLLLYEALNLEPPKFAHTATILNKEKKTLSKRNGALSIRRYREEGYIPDALINYLSLLSWSSKSGDDILNLERIINEFDFARMTTSSAVFDDDKLLWMNGQYIRSLSEERLLELSIPYLNSAGYPTKNRERTIMVINAVKDNLSTLSELPEYASLFYEDEAVPAGKDERKILESKDSRKIFNSFIAASGSYDNMGTDEFRAIMKEVQEATGSSGKNLWMPVRIALTGQSHGPELPRLVEYFGKDEVLSRMKKAKGTV, from the coding sequence TTGTCGGATGTTCGGGTCAGGTTCGCTCCAAGCCCCACAGGCGAGTTGCATGCGGGTAACATTCGCACGGCTTTGTTGAACTGGGTGTACGCGAAGCAGCAGAACGGAAAGCTGATACTTAGAATTGAGGATACCGATCAGGATAGATACGTTATCGGTTCGGAGAAAGGGTTTGCAGAAGATTTAAAATGGCTGGGTATCGAGTGGGACGAAGGTCCGGATATAGGCGGGGATTTCGGTCCATATCTCCAATCAGACAGAATCGAATATCACAGGGAATATGCGGAAAAACTGTTAGAGAACGGGTTTGCGTACAAATGCTACTGTAGTGAGGAGGAGTTGGAGATAACCCGCAAAGAGGCTTTGAGTAAAAGCCTTCAGCCGAGGTACAGCGGGAAGTGCCGCGAGCTTTCAGTCGCTGAAGAGAATGAAAAGAAATCCGCCGGCATTAAACCCGTGTTGCGATTTATGGTGCGGGAAGGCGAGCTGTCGTTCACAGACCAGATTAAGGGTGAAATATCGTGGAAGCTCTCCAACATAGGAGATTTTGTAATTATTCGATCTTCGGGGATGCCTTCATACAACTTTGCCGTAGTGATTGACGATGCGCTCATGAAAATAAGTCATGTGATAAGGGGTGAAGCGCATGTATCTAACACTCCAAAGCAATTGTTGCTATATGAAGCATTGAATCTTGAGCCTCCGAAATTTGCGCACACGGCGACGATTCTGAACAAAGAGAAAAAAACGCTCTCCAAAAGGAACGGCGCCTTGTCTATCAGACGTTATCGAGAAGAAGGATATATACCGGACGCCCTTATCAACTATCTGAGTCTGCTCTCATGGTCATCAAAGAGCGGGGACGATATACTGAACCTCGAAAGGATCATAAACGAATTTGATTTTGCAAGAATGACAACTTCATCGGCAGTATTCGATGATGATAAGCTCTTATGGATGAATGGCCAGTATATCCGTTCGTTAAGCGAGGAGAGGTTATTGGAGTTATCAATCCCGTATCTTAATTCAGCCGGTTATCCGACAAAGAACAGGGAGAGAACCATAATGGTGATAAACGCCGTTAAAGACAACCTGTCAACCCTCTCCGAACTGCCTGAATACGCATCTCTATTTTACGAAGACGAAGCTGTGCCTGCTGGAAAAGACGAGAGAAAAATATTGGAAAGCAAAGATTCGAGGAAGATTTTTAATAGTTTTATCGCAGCCTCAGGAAGTTATGACAACATGGGCACAGATGAATTCCGCGCGATTATGAAAGAGGTTCAGGAAGCGACGGGCAGTAGTGGTAAAAATCTGTGGATGCCTGTGAGAATTGCCCTAACGGGGCAAAGCCACGGACCCGAACTGCCAAGGTTGGTTGAATACTTTGGAAAAGATGAAGTTTTATCCCGAATGAAAAAGGCAAAAGGTACGGTTTGA
- a CDS encoding DedA family protein — translation MEGILDTIGGLNPAWLYGSLLIAAYVENIVPPVPGDTVVIFGAYLVGLGKIEFLPSLAMTTIGSLAGFMTYYAVGRYFGREYFDRKNFKWFGAKKIDKIDKWFDRWGYFVVMGNRFLAGTRSVVSIFAGFARLNILKVTILAFISSLIWNGLLITAGYYAGKNWQYVKAVVGNYNIIITIFIILALTAGVLIVMKKNRQPVPSEES, via the coding sequence GTGGAAGGAATATTAGATACGATAGGCGGGTTGAATCCCGCGTGGTTGTACGGTTCTCTTCTGATAGCTGCGTATGTTGAAAATATCGTTCCACCTGTTCCCGGCGACACTGTCGTGATATTCGGCGCATACCTTGTAGGGTTGGGGAAAATAGAATTTCTTCCAAGTCTTGCCATGACGACAATAGGGAGTTTAGCTGGGTTTATGACGTATTATGCGGTCGGGAGGTATTTCGGCAGGGAATATTTTGATAGGAAAAACTTTAAATGGTTCGGTGCGAAGAAAATCGATAAAATTGATAAATGGTTTGACAGGTGGGGATACTTTGTAGTAATGGGGAACCGGTTTCTTGCCGGGACGAGATCTGTTGTGTCCATATTTGCAGGCTTCGCCCGCCTTAATATTCTCAAGGTAACGATCCTTGCATTTATTTCCAGCTTGATATGGAACGGATTGCTGATAACCGCAGGTTATTATGCGGGAAAAAATTGGCAGTATGTAAAAGCGGTTGTGGGTAATTATAACATAATAATAACGATCTTTATTATTCTTGCGCTGACAGCGGGCGTTTTAATCGTTATGAAAAAGAACCGGCAGCCGGTTCCTTCGGAGGAATCTTAG
- the ispE gene encoding 4-(cytidine 5'-diphospho)-2-C-methyl-D-erythritol kinase, giving the protein MNSAELKAYAKINVGLRITGQREDGYHTLKTLFQTVSMHDVVKIELKNEPGVEFESKGEKVPDGEENLCVSAARIFLESISQSGGVSIFLDKKIPVGAGLGGGSSDAACVIRGLNDLLKIGLTGREMENIASEVGADVPFFIQGGCRYAEGIGDLLSPGNIPEDLSVLLAVPEIRIETSWAYNSLNHLSLTRDSEDVNLARFPHNGEATLKNGFRNDFEELVFSRYPEIGRLKELISRSGAVFTSLSGSGSAVYGFFESLTEAEKGKRALGGNPRSWVLRLIPAYTY; this is encoded by the coding sequence TTGAATTCCGCAGAGCTAAAAGCGTACGCAAAAATTAACGTAGGGTTACGAATTACCGGACAAAGAGAAGACGGTTATCACACCTTAAAGACGCTGTTTCAAACTGTAAGCATGCACGACGTGGTGAAAATCGAATTGAAAAATGAACCGGGAGTTGAATTTGAGTCGAAGGGTGAGAAGGTACCGGATGGAGAAGAAAACCTTTGCGTAAGTGCCGCCCGGATATTTCTTGAATCGATAAGCCAAAGCGGAGGGGTAAGCATATTCCTTGATAAAAAGATACCGGTCGGCGCCGGACTGGGCGGCGGAAGCAGCGATGCCGCGTGCGTGATCCGCGGACTTAACGACCTGCTGAAAATCGGACTGACCGGCAGGGAAATGGAAAATATCGCTTCTGAAGTCGGGGCGGATGTGCCGTTTTTTATACAGGGTGGGTGCCGGTACGCCGAAGGCATAGGCGATCTATTATCTCCGGGTAATATACCCGAAGACTTAAGCGTCCTGCTTGCGGTTCCGGAGATAAGGATAGAAACGTCCTGGGCTTATAATTCGCTAAACCATTTAAGCTTGACAAGGGATTCGGAAGACGTTAATCTAGCTCGTTTCCCGCATAACGGGGAAGCGACGTTAAAGAATGGATTTAGAAACGATTTTGAAGAGTTGGTCTTCAGCAGGTACCCGGAGATCGGCAGATTGAAGGAGTTGATATCAAGATCGGGTGCAGTTTTTACATCGCTCTCGGGCAGCGGTTCGGCGGTTTACGGGTTTTTCGAATCACTGACCGAAGCGGAAAAGGGGAAAAGAGCGCTTGGCGGAAATCCGCGGAGTTGGGTCTTGAGATTAATTCCCGCTTACACATACTAA